The following are encoded together in the Tripterygium wilfordii isolate XIE 37 chromosome 3, ASM1340144v1, whole genome shotgun sequence genome:
- the LOC119995677 gene encoding uncharacterized protein LOC119995677, which translates to MASMTWRSRSTHKSNPPPTLGILAFETAKTMSRLLALHKSLSDDEFFELRKGTMKSRGVAYLNSTDESYLFSLACAEKLEELNRVAMSASRLGQRCSDSDGNNFDMQSVSANDEKEVEKMEKYVASTAKLYSALETLNQLELSEKKVKLWKLNVDPKRSPSPNFGYFDEKIAYQRKQVQYYKNTSLWSRTCDKIVALMVRIVYTVYARICIVFGPFVSGLPSFFKDAPRNISLPKPVRVRVHPEADYCLLAYRDKFIQELPVKSGPLPRTLKKLAAIRFYSHELLPKYPISSIAKTVQTVTDQTVIESAPPSTVGSAGLAMRYANIIVLAERYLNTSMCVNDEAREILYEMLPARIKTKVREKMRGAWGGEEEEMGRDGSDLAEGWRQAVEDIMTWLAPMAQDTVTWRMERNLEKQRFDTNPVVLLLQTLHFADLEKTEAAIVEVLVGLSCIYRYENQWLCSGLSGSGGRR; encoded by the coding sequence ATGGCATCCATGACTTGGCGAAGCAGGTCCACACACAAATCTAATCCACCGCCCACTCTTGGAATCCTAGCTTTTGAGACGGCCAAGACTATGTCTCGCCTGCTCGCTCTCCACAAGTCCCTCTCCGATGACGAATTCTTCGAACTGCGCAAGGGCACAATGAAATCAAGAGGCGTCGCGTATTTGAATTCAACGGATGAATCCTATCTTTTTAGCCTTGCTTGCGCAGAGAAGCTTGAAGAACTCAATCGCGTAGCGATGAGTGCCTCGCGTTTGGGCCAAAGATGTTCTGATTCCGATGGGAACAATTTTGACATGCAATCAGTCTCTGCTAATGACGAAaaggaagttgaaaaaatgGAGAAATACGTTGCTTCAACAGCGAAGTTGTATTCTGCATTGGAAACTCTGAACCAGCTGGAATTATCGGAGAAGAAAGTAAAATTGTGGAAACTAAATGTCGATCCGAAGCGCTCTCCGAGCCCGAATTTCGGTTATTTCGATGAGAAAATCGCGTATCAGAGAAAGCAGGTCCAGTACTACAAAAACACCTCTCTTTGGAGCCGAACGTGCGACAAAATCGTTGCACTAATGGTCCGAATTGTTTATACCGTCTATGCCCGAATCTGTATCGTTTTCGGCCCTTTCGTTTCGGGTCTACCAAGTTTCTTCAAAGATGCGCCACGCAACATTTCGCTTCCGAAACCAGTAAGAGTGCGAGTCCATCCGGAGGCAGATTATTGCCTGCTTGCGTACCGAGATAAGTTTATTCAAGAACTGCCCGTCAAATCGGGTCCGTTGCCTAggactttgaagaaattggccGCCATTCGATTCTACAGCCACGAATTGTtgcctaaatatccaatttccaGCATTGCAAAAACGGTGCAAACCGTAACAGACCAGACTGTGATTGAATCAGCGCCACCGTCAACGGTGGGCTCGGCGGGACTTGCGATGAGGTACGCGAACATAATTGTTCTCGCGGAGAGGTATCTGAACACGTCAATGTGTGTGAACGACGAGGCGCGTGAGATACTTTATGAGATGTTGCCAGCACGGATAAAAACGAAGGTCAGAGAGAAGATGCGGGGCGCGTGGGGTGGAGAGGAGGAAGAGATGGGTCGTGATGGTAGTGACCTGGCGGAGGGGTGGAGGCAAGCGGTGGAGGATATTATGACGTGGCTGGCGCCAATGGCGCAGGACACGGTGACGTGGCGGATGGAAAGGAACTTAGAGAAACAACGGTTTGATACGAATCCGGTGGTGTTGCTACTGCAAACGCTTCATTTCGCGGATTTGGAGAAGACGGAGGCGGCGATCGTGGAGGTTTTGGTGGGTTTGAGTTGTATATATAGGTATGAGAATCAGTGGTTGTGCAGTGGCCTTTCCGGGAGTGGTGGTCGCAGATAA